From Piliocolobus tephrosceles isolate RC106 chromosome 16, ASM277652v3, whole genome shotgun sequence, the proteins below share one genomic window:
- the LOC111525843 gene encoding cytochrome c oxidase subunit 6C-like has translation MASEVLPKPQMRGLLAKRLRFHMVTAFVLSLGVAALYKFGVADNRKKAYADFYRNYDAMKDFEEMRKAGIFQSVK, from the coding sequence ATGGCATCCGAAGTTTTGCCAAAACCTCAGATGCGTGGCCTTCTGGCCAAGCGCCTGCGATTTCATATGGTTACAGCATTTGTGCTATCCCTGGGAGTTGCAGCTTTGTATAAGTTTGGTGTGGCTGATAACAGAAAGAAGGCATACGCAGATTTCTACAGAAACTATGATGCCATGAAAGATTTTGAGGAGATGAGGAAGGCTGGTATCTTTCAAAGTGTAAAGTAA